The following proteins are co-located in the Doryrhamphus excisus isolate RoL2022-K1 chromosome 3, RoL_Dexc_1.0, whole genome shotgun sequence genome:
- the cactin gene encoding splicing factor Cactin, protein MRQSLIRTPIEHKFVMDSKSRRRSRSSSRNRSRDRRNESNRSRTPEGRAHCRPSDTKRSARSRGRQDSCDSGSSSTDKRRPQHRGRSSSRSSSESESRRRIHRVRSKSKSVSSSSDSDHRIERGRKRDMQIRRGTSQERRKGKSSSSDSRNGSSERERRRQRSPSRGSPPRDRQRQRDRDRERKNERGRRNSQESERGRSGKGRDRGRRQSSSADSSDSSGSDQGSRAVKEKENKKKQKEMMKALETPEEKRARRLAKKEAKEKKRREKMGWSEEYMGYTNADNPFGDNNLLGTFKWQKALDKKGIGHLGEKELKDRNKRIQEENRRELQKVKQLRLEREREKAMRETELEMLQREKEAEHFKTWAEQEDNFHLHQAKLRSKIRIRDGRAKPIDLLAKYISAEDDDLAVEMHEPYTFLNGLTVTDMDDLLEDIKVYMELEQGKNVDFWRDMTTITEDEISKLRKLEATGKGPGDRRDGINTAVSSDVQTVFKGKTYSQLQALHLNIETKIRAGGSNLDIGYWESLLQQVRVYMARARLRERHQDVLRQKLFKLKQEQGVDSDPLFPIIKEEPMSDDIANRIPGRSGESSSEEPGQSFAQNINKGEDDGPSTSTAERRDKDGDESGDKDDEKAEEVEAVLTEEDLIQQSQAEYDSGRYSPTLLTTPDLPIDTHTITPEEDTHRLQLARRQLQVTGDASESAEDVFVRRAKEGMGNDEAQFSVEIPVTGKMYLWADKYRPRKPRFFNRVHTGFEWNKYNQTHYDFDNPPPKIVQGYKFNIFYPDLIDKRSTPQYFLEPSPDNKDFGILRFHAGPPYEDIAFKIVNREWEYSHRHGFRCQFANGIFQLWFHFKRYRYRR, encoded by the exons ATGCGACAAAGTCTTATCAGGACCCCGATTGAGCACAAGTTCGTCATGGATTCGAAATCAAGACGAAGGTCCCGATCCTCGTCCAGAAATCGGAGTCGGGACCGACGAAATGAATCCAACAGGTCGCGAACTCCAGAGGGAAGGGCGCATTGCCGACCATCAGACACTAAACGATCCGCTCGGAGCCGCGGACGACAGGATAGCTGTGACTCCGGCAGCAGCTCAACAGACAAACGGCGGCCTCAACATCGGGGCCGTTCAAGTTCCAGAAGTAGCTCGGAGAGCGAAAGCAGACGAAGAATACACCGTGTCAGGAGCAAATCAAAGAGCGTGTCATCAAG TTCTGATTCAGATCATCGTATAGAGAGAGGGAGAAAAAGAGACATGCAGATCCGAAGAGGAACATCCCAAGAGAGAAGGAAGGGAAAATCTTCATCTTCAGACTCTCGGAATGGAAGCAGTGAAAGAGAGAGAAGAAGACAGAGAAGCCCCAGCCGAGGGAGTCCACCCagggacagacagagacagagggATAGAGATAGAGAAAGAAAAAACGAAAGAGGTAGAAGGAATAGTCAAGAAAGTGAGCGAGGGAGGAGTGGGAAAGGCAGAGACAGGGGGAGACGTCAATCCAGTTCAGCAGACTCCTCTGACAGCTCGGGCTCGGATCAGGGGAGCCGTGCAGTCAAGGAGAAGGAAAACAAGAAAAAGCAGAAGGAGATGATGAAGGCTCTGGAAACACCAGAAGAGAAGAGGGCCAGAAGGTTGGCAAAGAAAGAGgcgaaggagaagaagaggagggaaAAGATGGGCTGGAGTGAAGAGTACATGGGATACACCAACGCAGACAATCCTTTTGGTGATAATAACTTATTGGGCACATTTAAGTGGCAAAAG GCTCTGGATAAGAAAGGCATTGGTCACCTTGGAGAGAAAGAGCTCAAAGACAGGAACAAACGCATACAGGAGGAGAATCGCAGAGAGCTCCAGAAG GTAAAACAGCTGCGATTGGAGCGTGAGCGAGAGAAGGCCATGAGGGAAACGGAGCTGGAGATGCTCCAAAGAGAAAAAGAAGCAGAGCATTTCAAGACCTGGGCTGAACAGGAGGACAACTTCCATCTGCATCAGGCCAAACTACG GTCTAAGATTAGAATCCGTGATGGCCGAGCGAAGCCTATTGACCTTTTGGCAAAGTACATCAGTGCAGAAGATGATGATCTTGCTGTTGAAATGCATGAACCATATACCTTCCTCAATGGGCTGACAGTCACAGACATGGATGACCTGCTTGAGGACATTAAG GTTTATATGGAGTTGGAACAAGGCAAGAATGTGGACTTCTGGAGAGATATGACTACCATCACTGAGGATGAGATAAGCAAGTTGAGAAAACTTGAAGCCACTGGAAAAGGACCAG GTGACCGCCGTGACGGCATCAACACGGCGGTGAGCAGCGACGTGCAGACGGTGTTCAAAGGAAAGACATACAGCCAGCTGCAGGCGCTTCATCTCAATATAGAGACCAAGATTCGTGCCGGAGGATCCAACCTTGACATCGGTTACTGGGAGAGTCTGCTGCAGCAGGTTCGAGTCTACATGGCGAGAGCAAG GCTGAGGGAACGACACCAGGATGTCCTGCGTCAGAAGCTGTTCAAGCTGAAGCAGGAACAAGGCGTAGACAGTGATCCTTTGTTCCCCATCATTAAGGAGGAGCCAATGAGCGATGACAT TGCCAACAGAATACCGGGCCGATCGGGAGAGTCCTCATCAGAAGAGCCTGGCCAGTCATTCGCCCAAAATATCAACAAGGGAGAGGACGACGGCCCGTCCACATCCACCGCGGAACGCAGAGACAAAGATGGAGACGAAAGCGGGGACAAGGATGACGAGAAGGCGGAGGAGGTGGAGGCTGTGCTCACGGAGGAGGATCTGATCCAGCAGAGCCAGGCGGAATACGATTCGGGTCGCTATAGTCCGACGCTGCTCACAACCCCAGACCTGCCAATAGACACGCACACCATCACCCCTGAGGAGGACACACACAGGCTTCAGTTAGCCCGCAGACAGCTGCAGGTTACAG GGGACGCCAGCGAGAGCGCCGAGGATGTCTTTGTGCGTCGGGCCAAAGAGGGAATGGGCAACGATGAGGCCCAGTTCAGCGTGGAGATCCCCGTCACGGGCAAGATGTACTTGTGGGCAGACAAATACCGACCCAGGAAACCCCGCTTCTTCAACAGGGTCCACACTGGTTTTGAGTGGAACAAATACAACCAGACCCATTATGACTTTGACAACCCTCCGCCTAAGATTGTACAAGGCTACAAGTTTAATATTTTCTACCCTGACCTCATAGACAAACGCTCCACCCCTCAGTACTTTCTCGAGCCCAGTCCTGATAATAAAGATTTTGGGATTCTTAGGTTCCATGCAGGGCCGCCATACGAGGACATTGCTTTTAAGATAGTAAACAGAGAGTGGGAGTACTCACACCGGCACGGATTCCGCTGTCAGTTTGCTAACGGCATCTTTCAGCTGTGGTTCCACTTCAAGAGGTACCGCTACAGAAGATGA
- the cdc34b gene encoding cell division cycle 34 homolog (S. cerevisiae) b, giving the protein MAQHDCSHVASSQKALMLEMKSLQEEPVEGFKITLVDEADMYNWEVAIFGPPNTHYEGGYFKARIKFPMDYPYSPPSFRFLTKMWHPNIYENGDVCISILHPPVDDPQSGELPSERWNPTQNVRTILLSVISLLNEPNTFSPANVDASVMYRKWRDSKGKDREYVEIIRKQVLATKAEAERDGVKVPTTLAEYCVRTRAPPPDEGSDLFYDYYYDDDDVEDGDGDCCYDEDDSGNEES; this is encoded by the exons ATGGCGCAGCACGATTGCTCTCATGTCGCCAGTTCACAGAAAGCCCTCATGTTGGAAATGAAGAGTCTTCAGGAGGAACCAGTCGAGGGGTTTAAAATAACACTCGTGGACGAAGCTGATATGTACAACTGGGAAGTGGCCATTTTTGGACCCCCCAATACTCACTACGAGGGTGGCTATTTTAAG gcTCGGATCAAGTTCCCTATGGACTACCCTTATTCCCCACCTTCCTTCAGATTCCTCACCAAAATGTGGCATCCCAACATATATGAG AATGGAGATGTGTGTATTTCAATATTGCACCCTCCAGTGGACGACCCACAGAGTGGAGAACTGCCATCTGAAAGGTGGAATCCCACCCAGAATGTCCG AACTATTTTGCTGAGTGTAATCTCACTGCTGAATGAGCCAAATACCTTCTCTCCTGCCAATGTGGATGCCTCCGTCATGTACCGGAAATGGAGGGATAGCAAGGGCAAAGACCGTGAATATGTTGAGATCATCAG AAAACAAGTATTGGCCACCAAGGCTGAGGCAGAGCGCGACGGCGTGAAGGTGCCCACCACGCTGGCAGAGTATTGCGTCCGCACACGCGCCCCGCCTCCCGACGAGGGCTCTGACCTCTTCTATGACTATTATTACGATGATGACGATGTTGAGGACGGTGACGGCGACTGCTGCTACGATGAAGACGACTCGGGCAACGAGGAGTCATGA
- the sirt6 gene encoding NAD-dependent protein deacetylase sirtuin-6, whose amino-acid sequence MSVNYAAGLSPYADKGVCGLPEVFDDSDELKAKVEILAQLIKESKYMVVHSGAGISTSAGIPDFRGPKGVWTLEEKGESPHFDTTFEEARPSLTHMALLGLQRAGYLKYIISQNVDGLHVRSGFPRDLLSELHGNMFVEECEKCGRQYVREKVIGVMGLKPTGRYCDVVRSRGLRACRGKFISTILDWEDALPDRDLNKADNASRLADLALTLGTSLQIKPSGDLPLVTKRKGGKVVIVNLQPTKHDKHAHLLIHGYVDEVMKQLMERLGLDIPKWEGPTVCESSTAAPEGTVDIKPQRALTADVNVKGELVKKERKRTAECPEDTDAIKEETVSVKKEREDPPVGACDNK is encoded by the exons ATGTCTGTGAATTATGCCGCCGGTCTCTCGCCGTACGCAGACAAGGGCGTGTGCGGACTTCCAGAG GTATTTGATGACTCAGATGAGCTGAAAGCAAAGGTAGAGATCCTCGCTCAGCTTATAAAAGAATCTAAGTACATGGTCGTGCACTCAGGAGCAGGAATCAGCACTTCAGCGGGCATTCCTGATTTCAG GGGTCCAAAAGGTGTGTGGACACTGGAGGAAAAGGGCGAGTCACCTCACTTTGACACCACGTTTGAAGAGGCCCGGCCCAGCCTGACTCACATGGCCCTGCTCGGCCTCCAGCGGGCCGGATACCTGAAGTATATCATCAGCCAGAATGTGGATGGCTTGCATGTGCGATCCGGCTTCCCAAG GGATTTGTTGTCGGAGCTCCATGGAAACATGTTTGTGGAGGAGTGTGAGAAGTGTGGAAG GCAGTATGTCAGGGAAAAAGTGATCGGCGTGATGGGCCTCAAGCCAACGGGACGATACTGCGATGTGGTGCGATCCAGGGGGCTCAGAGCCTGCAG AGGGAAGTTCATCAGTACTATACTGGACTGGGAGGATGCTCTTCCCGACAGAGATCTGAACAAAGCAGACAATGCAAGCAG ACTAGCAGACCTGGCACTGACGCTGGGTACCTCCCTGCAGATCAAACCCAGCGGAGACCTTCCACTCGTCACCAAACGCAAAGGCGGGAAAGTGGTCATTGTCAACCTGCAGCCAACCAAGCAT GACAAGCATGCACACTTGCTTATCCACGGCTACGTAGACGAGGTCATGAAGCAGCTCATGGAACGTCTAGGCTTGGACATCCCGAAGTGGGAGGGGCCAACCGTGTGCGAGAGCTCCACCGCCGCACCCGAAGGCACTGTCGACATCAAGCCTCAGCGCGCTCTTACTGCTGATGTGAACGTCAAAGGTGAACTCGTGAAGAAGGAACGGAAGAGAACAGCAGAATGTCCAGAAGACACAGACGCCATCAAAGAAGAAACGGTGTCTGTAAAGAAGGAGAGGGAAGATCCTCCAGTGGGCGCATGTGACAACAAATAG